One segment of Ziziphus jujuba cultivar Dongzao chromosome 12, ASM3175591v1 DNA contains the following:
- the LOC107428089 gene encoding uncharacterized protein LOC107428089: MDGINVRDHGKTLDGKRSKVQCNYCAKVMSGFFRLKCHLGGIRGDVTPCEKAPANVKELLRNRLLERKRENIGKEVGKLCHPDLPLKRNSSPNSTSVSHNKRQNTRSFITEGVTIPSGSKDSQTASNDETKEDSASRKVLRCIGRFFYETGLDFSAVNSVSFKGIINATLDLSQVEYEAPSCQELKGWILQAEVKEMQEYVKNIRKSWATTGCSILLDGWVDEKGRHLVSFLVDCPQGPMYLNSYDISPFMGNIEALQLLLEQIIEELGVENVIQVVAYSTTGWLEALGKQFMDRCKGVFWTVSSSHCIEIMLEKIGMIDTIRETLDKIKIITKFIHSHATVLKLWKKHAHGDDIIKPSKIRSAMPFMTLEYIVSAKQKLEDMFASPEWNMSVWASRVEGKRVANLVGNHSFWVEAEIVSKATIPLVRLLSLILKADKPLVGYIYETMDQAKETIKEELKNKRSHYMPIWQVIDEIWDNYLHSPLHAAGYYLNPSLFYSSNFYGDAEVAFGLLCCIVRMVKNQKSQDLISQQLDEYRNAKGCFQEGSAIGPRTTISPANWWSSYGQHHPELQKFAVRILSQNCDGASKYGLKRTMAEKLLTNGRNPIEQQRLSDLTFVHYNLQLQQFKSPMKSDILAEEVDPMDDWIVDEAPESVCLTGDSSWMGLDSAEADIDQRGPSRFEAKKEPR; encoded by the exons ATGGACGGCATCAACGTTCGTGATCATGGTAAAACTCTTGATGGTAAGAGGAGTAAAGTCCAATGCAACTACTGTGCTAAAGTTATGAGTGGTTTCTTCCGTTTAAAGTGCCACTTAGGAGGTATAAGGGGAGATGTAACACCATGTGAAAAGGCTCCAGCTAATGTGAAGGAACTTTTAAGAAACAGGTTACTAGAAAGAAAACGAGAGAATATTGGGAAGGAAGTTGGAAAGCTTTGTCATCCAGATCTTCCATTAAAGAGAAATTCATCTCCCAACTCCACAAGTGTCAGCCATAATAAGCGGCAAAACACTCGAAGCTTCATTACAGAGGGTGTTACTATTCCTTCTGGAAGTAAAGATTCACAGACAGCTAGCAATGATGAAACAAAAGAAGATTCAGCATCAAGGAAAGTCCTAAGATGCATTGGTCGATTTTTTTATGAAACAGGTTTAGATTTCAGTGCTGTTAATTCTGTTAGCTTCAAAGGAATAATAAACGCTACGCTTGATCTCAGTCAGGTGGAGTACGAGGCTCCTAGTTGTCAAGAGTTGAAAGGGTGGATCCTTCAAGCTGAAGTGAAGGAGATGCAAGaatatgttaaaaatattagaaaatcatGGGCAACCACAGGGTGTAGCATCTTGTTGGATGGATGGGTTGATGAAAAGGGCCGACACCTGGTTAGCTTTTTGGTTGATTGCCCTCAAGGCCCAATGTATCTTAATTCATATGATATTTCACCTTTCATGGGTAATATTGAAGCATTACAATTGCTCTTGGAGCAAATCATTGAGGAGCTTGGGGTTGAGAATGTAATTCAAGTTGTCGCATATTCTACCACAGGTTGGCTTGAGGCTCTAGGAAAACAATTTATGGATAGGTGCAAAGGAGTCTTTTGGACTGTGAGTTCATCTCATTGCATCGAGATCATGCTAGAGAAGATTGGGATGATTGACACCATCAGAGAAACATTAGATAAGATCAAGATCATTACCAAGTTCATTCACAGCCATGCAACAGTGTTGAAGCTTTGGAAGAAACATGCTCATGGTGATGACATAATTAAGCCCTCGAAGATAAGATCAGCAATGCCCTTTATGACTTTGGAGTAtattgtatcagcaaaacagaaattagaagacATGTTTGCTTCTCCCGAATGGAACATGTCAGTCTGGGCTTCTCGAGTGGAGGGTAAGAGGGTAGCTAATTTAGTGGGAAATCATTCTTTCTGGGTTGAAGCTGAGATTGTCTCAAAAGCAACTATTCCACTGGTGCGCTTGCTGAGTTTGATCTTAAAGGCTGATAAGCCACTGGTAGGATACATATATGAAACCATGGATCAAGCGAAGGAAACTATTAAGgaagaattgaaaaataaacgaTCCCATTACATGCCTATTTGGCAAGTAATTGATGAGATTTGGGACAATTACCTCCATAGCCCTCTCCATGCTGCAGGATATTATCTAAACCCAAGCCTCTTTTATTCAAGTAATTTCTATGGTGATGCGGAAGTTGCCTTCGGCCTTTTGTGCTGTATTGTTCGCATGGTGAAGAATCAAAAAAGTCAAGACTTGATATCACAGCAGCTAGACGAGTATAGAAATGCTAAAGGTTGTTTTCAGGAGGGGAGTGCGATTGGCCCAAGGACCACCATTAGTCCAG CCAATTGGTGGTCATCTTATGGACAACATCATCCAGAGTTGCAGAAGTTTGCTGTTCGAATTTTGAGCCAGAACTGTGATGGTGCATCTAAGTATGGGCTTAAAAGGACAATGGCTGAGAAGCTGCTTACAAATGGAAGGAACCCTATTGAGCAACAACGACTGAGCGATCTTACATTTGTTCATTATAATTTACAACTGCAGCAGTTTAAGTCGCCCATGAAGAGTGACATTTTGGCTGAAGAAGTTGATCCAATGGATGATTGGATTGTTGATGAAGCACCAGAGTCTGTCTGCCTAACTGGTGACTCATCATGGATGGGCTTGGATTCTGCTGAAGCGGATATTGATCAGAGAGGACCTTCCAGATTTGAAGCAAAGAAAGAACCGAGGTAA